One window of the Dermacentor andersoni chromosome 10, qqDerAnde1_hic_scaffold, whole genome shotgun sequence genome contains the following:
- the LOC126545197 gene encoding G patch domain and ankyrin repeat-containing protein 1 homolog isoform X1 produces MMSVFKQVAFVRGADTAHAVLAPHSQSSHTAQLLSGDAARKFYDDTVSLPSTSVAVVEPSTSTCAGRNHGRKTLHFQPVKPIKVSEYFIAAQSSDILKLKRCLGSGVDVNVTDIFGWTALMCACFEGAVASVQYLLKNGASKYLTNAQGKTAIELAAQRGHVEVVEMLCKPEKLAKAKIILSTERQADNSRRHPEQLCRVCGSYFTSSEMNTHETSIVHQFNLRRDSAPGVTHYGISEDNAGFQMLLGMGWNREKGFGLREQGRKFPVKTVFKRDRSGLGVEASTPRVTHFAPHDRAAVANVRGKDSREGTAQSLKSKRKEQESRSRRMKQMEIEFRRSFH; encoded by the coding sequence ATGATGTCTGTGTTTAAGCAAGTTGCATTTGTGCGAGGTGCCGATACAGCGCACGCCGTTCTTGCCCCTCATTCTCAGTCTTCGCACACAGCGCAGCTATTGAGCGGAGACGCTGCTAGGAAGTTCTACGACGACACTGTGTCGCTACCGTCAACGTCTGTTGCCGTTGTCGAGCCGTCGACGTCGACGTGCGCAGGTCGAAATCACGGGCGCAAAACATTGCATTTTCAACCGGTGAAACCTATAAAAGTCAGTGAATACTTCATTGCCGCTCAGAGTAGTGATATTTTAAAGCTAAAGCGTTGTCTAGGTTCTGGCGTTGATGTAAACGTCACTGATATTTTTGGTTGGACTGCTCTTATGTGTGCCTGTTTTGAGGGTGCCGTAGCCAGCGTTCAGTATCTCTTAAAAAATGGCGCGAGCAAGTACCTGACAAATGCGCAAGGGAAAACCGCCATCGAACTAGCTGCTCAGCGTGGGCATGTTGAAGTCGTTGAAATGCTCTGTAAGCCAGAAAAACTCGCCAAGGCGAAGATCATTCTGAGCACGGAGCGGCAGGCTGACAATTCTCGACGCCATCCAGAGCAATTATGCCGCGTGTGTGGCAGTTACTTCACTTCCTCAGAAATGAACACTCATGAAACTTCAATAGTGCATCAGTTTAACCTGAGACGGGATAGCGCACCGGGCGTGACGCATTACGGCATTTCCGAGGACAACGCCGGTTTCCAAATGCTTCTCGGTATGGGTTGGAACAGGGAGAAAGGGTTCGGACTACGGGAGCAGGGACGCAAGTTCCCCGTGAAAACTGTGTTCAAGCGCGACCGCAGCGGACTTGGAGTCGAGGCGTCCACTCCCCGAGTGACGCATTTTGCACCACATGATAGAGCCGCCGTTGCAAACGTGCGTGGAAAAGATTCGCGTGAAGGTACGGCACAATCGCTGAAGAGCAAGCGGAAAGAACAGGAGAGCCGCTCTCGAAGAATGAAACAAATGGAGATCGAATTTCGACGGTCCTTCCACTAG